From Shewanella yunxiaonensis, the proteins below share one genomic window:
- a CDS encoding ANR family transcriptional regulator, with the protein MFKTNAFQENHRYLEPAAQAAALEREGHYTQAADYWNVARQNANTFENQDYARNREAFCRNFGRRVELEACAQKLAAAAAKAA; encoded by the coding sequence ATGTTTAAGACCAACGCATTTCAAGAGAACCATCGCTACCTGGAGCCTGCAGCACAAGCAGCAGCGTTAGAACGTGAAGGCCATTACACGCAGGCTGCCGATTACTGGAACGTGGCACGTCAGAACGCTAACACCTTTGAGAACCAAGATTATGCACGCAACCGTGAAGCCTTCTGCCGCAACTTTGGTCGTCGCGTAGAGCTGGAAGCGTGTGCACAGAAGCTCGCCGCCGCTGCGGCTAAGGCGGCGTAA
- a CDS encoding DUF3164 family protein — protein sequence MTTNTIPAGYRQNAKGDLVPEDRIKPLDKLRDEVVLTVVKAAKELRTNMTDFKLDAMSQLTDFVDLSSAEYGVNYGGKKGNVTLTSFDGRYQIVRAVGEHRVFDERIQAAKALIDECIHNWSGGADTRLMAMVEHAFRVNQQGRIDVNQVLSLRQLDIDDQQWHRAMDAIADAIQITGTSEYLRLYERQSNGKYQQLPLDISSL from the coding sequence ATGACAACTAACACTATCCCTGCCGGGTACCGGCAAAACGCAAAGGGTGATCTGGTCCCGGAAGACCGTATCAAACCCCTGGATAAATTGCGCGATGAAGTCGTGCTGACTGTTGTTAAAGCAGCAAAGGAACTGCGCACCAACATGACTGACTTCAAACTGGATGCCATGTCTCAGCTGACAGATTTCGTGGATCTGTCATCCGCTGAATACGGCGTTAACTATGGCGGCAAGAAAGGCAATGTCACGCTGACCAGCTTTGATGGCCGCTATCAGATCGTGCGTGCGGTCGGAGAACACCGGGTCTTTGACGAACGTATCCAAGCTGCCAAGGCGTTGATTGATGAGTGTATTCACAACTGGAGCGGTGGCGCAGATACCCGCCTGATGGCGATGGTAGAACATGCATTCCGCGTCAATCAACAGGGCCGTATTGATGTGAATCAGGTACTGAGTTTGCGTCAGTTGGACATCGACGATCAACAGTGGCACCGGGCAATGGATGCAATTGCCGATGCTATTCAAATCACCGGAACCAGCGAGTACCTGCGTCTTTACGAACGCCAGTCAAATGGCAAATACCAACAGCTGCCACTGGATATCAGCAGCCTTTAA